The proteins below are encoded in one region of Neisseria bacilliformis:
- the yciA gene encoding acyl-CoA thioester hydrolase YciA, with protein sequence MTDATQNADTRNAPQGSLLLRTMTRPADTNPNGDIFGGWLMAQMDIAGGILACETAKGRIVTVAADKIVFHRPVAVGDVVGCYGEVARVGNTSLQIRIEVWVHSASFASFEEQRLVTEALFTYVAIDNEGRPRPVRG encoded by the coding sequence ATGACCGACGCAACACAGAACGCCGACACCCGCAACGCGCCGCAGGGCAGCCTGCTTTTGCGCACCATGACCCGCCCCGCCGACACCAACCCCAACGGCGACATCTTCGGCGGCTGGCTGATGGCGCAGATGGACATCGCCGGCGGCATCCTCGCCTGCGAAACCGCCAAAGGCCGCATCGTAACTGTGGCCGCCGACAAAATCGTTTTCCACCGCCCCGTGGCCGTCGGCGACGTGGTCGGCTGCTACGGCGAAGTGGCGCGGGTCGGCAACACCTCGCTGCAAATCCGCATCGAAGTGTGGGTGCACTCCGCCTCCTTCGCCAGCTTTGAAGAACAGCGGCTGGTAACCGAAGCCCTGTTCACCTACGTCGCCATCGACAACGAAGGCCGCCCGCGCCCCGTGCGCGGGTAA